From the Nostoc sp. PCC 7107 genome, the window GTGTCAAAAGAAGTTAATAGAATTCTTTTCTTCATTAGAATTATTATTTAGAATAGAAAAACCCTCCATAATAAATTTACAAGGAGCAGGTCAATGCCAGTTATTGCAGTCGTAGATTACGACATGGGAAATTTGCACTCAGTCTGTAAAGGCATAGAAAAAGCTGGGGCAACTCCTAAGATTACAGATTCTGCTAAAGAGATATCATTAGCAGATGCGGTAGTATTGCCAGGAGTTGGTGCATTTGATCCCGCAGTGCAACATCTCAGAGAACGGAATTTAGAGCAACCAATTAAAGACGCGATCGCTTCTGGTAAACCTTTCTTAGGAATTTGTTTAGGATTGCAAATTCTATTTGAATCAAGTGCAGAAGGAACCCAACCAGGGCTAGGAATTATCAAAGGAAAAGTCCGCCGATTTCAGCATGAACCAGGAATTACAATTCCCCACATGGGTTGGAATCAACTGGAATTTACTCAACCAAAAAGCATTTTATGGGAGCATTTACCTGCAAACCCTTGGGTTTATTTTGTGCATTCTTATTATGTTGACCCAACAGATCCGCAAGTTCGGGCTGCAACTGTTACCCACGGTACTCAAACTATCACAGCTGCTATTGCCAAAGAAAACCTGATGGCAGTGCAATTTCACCCGGAAAAATCATCTAATATAGGATTGCAAATCCTGTCTAATTTTGTTTCTCAAGTTCGTGAACAAATTGCCGCATAAGATTTGTGATTTGTCATTTGTGATTTGTCATTTGTTTTGTTACAGACTAATGACTAATGACCATTGACCAATGACTAATTATCATGAGCCTGAGAATTTACGGCAAACGTCCGATTAAAACCTTACCAGGGAAAGAAACCAGACCTACAAGTGCTAGGGTAAGGGAAGCTGTTTTTAATATTTGGCAAGGCGAAATTGCAGATTATCGCTGGCTAGATTTGTGCGCCGGTAGTGGTTCAATGGGCGCAGAAGCTTTGTGTCGAGGAGCCAGCTTGGTAGTAGGAATTGAACAATCAAGCCGAGCCTGTGCAATTATTCAAGAAAATTGGCAGCAATTAGCTAACAGTGAACAAAAATGGCAGCTATTGCGGGGTGATGTAATTCAACAGTTAAAAATTTTGTCAGGAA encodes:
- the hisH gene encoding imidazole glycerol phosphate synthase subunit HisH; its protein translation is MPVIAVVDYDMGNLHSVCKGIEKAGATPKITDSAKEISLADAVVLPGVGAFDPAVQHLRERNLEQPIKDAIASGKPFLGICLGLQILFESSAEGTQPGLGIIKGKVRRFQHEPGITIPHMGWNQLEFTQPKSILWEHLPANPWVYFVHSYYVDPTDPQVRAATVTHGTQTITAAIAKENLMAVQFHPEKSSNIGLQILSNFVSQVREQIAA
- the rsmD gene encoding 16S rRNA (guanine(966)-N(2))-methyltransferase RsmD; this encodes MSLRIYGKRPIKTLPGKETRPTSARVREAVFNIWQGEIADYRWLDLCAGSGSMGAEALCRGASLVVGIEQSSRACAIIQENWQQLANSEQKWQLLRGDVIQQLKILSGKQFDKIYFDPPYTSGLYQPVLEAIADYNLLDTKGEIAVEHNPQGWTPPTIPNWEISRQKVYGNTALTFYRIMDSATDSETGG